A single Pseudomonas sp. HN11 DNA region contains:
- a CDS encoding amidohydrolase: protein MRDLSALQNLNIALVQTSLAWHDRQANLEHFEMLLEQAKGADLIVLPEMFTTGFSMESHNLAEPENGPTHHWLQAQAAKYNAVITGSVIIQDADGSHRNRLLWARPDGEVLHYDKRHLFRMAGEHNHYTPGERQVQFQLKGWRIRPLICYDLRFPVWSRDAQDTDLLLYTANWPGARRSHWNRLLPARAIENLCYVAAVNRVGTDGKGFAYTGDSQVLDFQGETLLSAGEADGVFQVNLDAAELAAYRTRFPANLDADSFQFV, encoded by the coding sequence ATGCGTGATCTGAGTGCACTGCAGAACCTGAACATTGCCCTGGTCCAGACCAGCCTGGCCTGGCATGACCGCCAGGCCAACCTCGAACATTTCGAGATGCTATTGGAACAGGCCAAAGGCGCCGATCTGATTGTGTTGCCAGAGATGTTCACCACCGGCTTCTCGATGGAATCACACAACCTTGCTGAGCCTGAAAACGGCCCGACCCATCATTGGCTCCAGGCCCAGGCGGCGAAGTACAACGCGGTAATTACCGGCAGTGTGATCATCCAGGACGCCGACGGCAGCCACCGCAACCGCTTGTTGTGGGCGCGGCCGGATGGAGAAGTGTTGCATTACGACAAGCGCCATCTGTTCCGCATGGCGGGTGAACACAATCACTACACGCCGGGCGAACGCCAGGTGCAGTTCCAATTGAAGGGTTGGCGTATTCGCCCATTGATTTGCTACGACCTGCGCTTCCCGGTGTGGAGCCGCGACGCTCAGGATACCGACCTGCTGCTGTATACCGCCAACTGGCCGGGTGCGCGGCGTTCACACTGGAACCGTCTGCTGCCGGCGCGGGCTATTGAGAATCTGTGTTATGTGGCGGCAGTGAATCGAGTGGGCACGGATGGGAAGGGCTTTGCCTACACCGGGGACAGCCAGGTATTGGATTTCCAGGGTGAGACTTTGCTGAGTGCGGGTGAAGCGGATGGGGTGTTTCAGGTGAACCTGGATGCAGCGGAATTGGCCGCGTATCGCACCCGATTTCCGGCCAATCTGGATGCCGATAGCTTTCAGTTTGTCTGA
- a CDS encoding pyridoxal phosphate-dependent aminotransferase, whose protein sequence is MITSKLPNVGTTIFTTMSQLAAETGALNLSQGFPDFNGPQGLLDAVGKHIALGHNQYAPMTGLPVLRQQVVAKIARSYGATVNADSEVTITPGATEAIFCAVQAVIRNGDEVIVFDPCYDSYEPSVELAGGRCVHVQLSLDGFALDFEKIQAALSPRTRMIILNTPHNPTGALISRAELDLLAALIRDRDIYLVSDEVYEHLVFDGVPHVSVLAHEELYQRAFVVSSFGKTYHVTGWKTGYVVAPPALTAELRKVHQYVNFCGVTPLQYALADFMAEHPEHVEELPAFYQAKRDLFCDLLAPSHFSFTRVTGTYFQLVDYSQIRPDLDDVAMSLWMTREHGVATIPVSVFYQTPPQGQRLVRLCFAKREETLRQAAEKLCVI, encoded by the coding sequence ATGATCACCAGCAAGCTGCCGAATGTCGGCACGACCATTTTTACCACCATGTCGCAACTCGCTGCCGAAACCGGCGCACTCAACCTTTCTCAGGGCTTCCCGGACTTCAATGGCCCCCAGGGTTTGCTCGATGCGGTGGGCAAACATATCGCCCTCGGTCACAACCAATATGCGCCCATGACTGGCCTGCCGGTGCTGCGTCAGCAGGTGGTGGCCAAGATCGCCCGCAGCTATGGCGCTACGGTCAATGCCGACAGTGAAGTGACCATCACCCCTGGTGCCACCGAGGCGATCTTCTGTGCGGTACAGGCGGTGATTCGTAATGGCGATGAAGTCATCGTGTTCGATCCGTGCTACGACAGCTATGAGCCCTCGGTCGAGCTGGCCGGTGGCCGTTGCGTGCACGTGCAACTGAGCCTGGATGGCTTTGCCCTCGACTTCGAGAAGATCCAGGCGGCGCTGTCGCCGCGTACGCGCATGATCATCCTCAACACACCGCACAACCCGACGGGCGCGCTGATCAGTCGCGCCGAGCTTGATCTGTTAGCGGCATTGATCCGTGACCGCGATATCTACCTGGTCAGCGACGAGGTTTACGAGCACCTGGTATTTGATGGCGTGCCCCACGTCAGTGTACTGGCCCATGAGGAGCTTTATCAGCGCGCCTTCGTGGTCAGTTCCTTCGGCAAGACCTACCACGTCACCGGCTGGAAAACCGGTTACGTCGTTGCGCCACCGGCCCTGACGGCCGAACTGCGCAAGGTGCATCAATACGTCAACTTCTGCGGCGTCACCCCGTTGCAGTACGCGTTGGCCGATTTCATGGCCGAACACCCGGAGCATGTCGAGGAGCTGCCAGCTTTTTACCAAGCCAAGCGTGACTTGTTCTGCGACTTGCTGGCGCCATCGCATTTCAGCTTTACCCGCGTCACCGGCACCTACTTCCAACTGGTGGATTATTCACAGATCCGCCCGGACCTGGATGACGTGGCCATGTCTCTGTGGATGACCCGTGAGCACGGTGTCGCCACCATCCCGGTCTCGGTGTTCTACCAGACTCCACCCCAAGGCCAGCGCCTGGTGCGCCTGTGCTTTGCCAAACGCGAGGAAACGCTGCGTCAAGCGGCTGAAAAACTATGCGTGATCTGA
- the der gene encoding ribosome biogenesis GTPase Der: MVPVIALVGRPNVGKSTLFNRLTRTRDAIVGDLSGLTRDRQYGEAKWQGRSYIIVDTGGISGDEHGMDEKMAEQSLLAIEEADVVLFLVDARAGYTAADQMIGEHLRKRNKRSYLVANKIDNIDPEAARAEFSPMGLGDAIPVAGAHGRGITQMLEIALRDFPKDDIEEEEGEEEIVAEGEEAKRIPGPSEKDGIKIAIIGRPNVGKSTLVNRMLGEDRVIVYDQPGTTRDSIYIPFERNEEKYTLIDTAGVRKRGKIHEEVEKFSVVKTLQAIKDANVVIFVMDAREGVVDHDLNLLGFALEAGRALVIAINKWDGMTPSERDFVKIELQRRLFFVEFADIHFISALHGTGVGNLYASVQNSFKSAVTRWPTNRLTQILEDAVGEHAPPMVNNRRIKLRYAHLGGANPPIIVIHGNQIEKVPKSYVRYLENTYRRVLKLVGTPIRIEFKGGENPYEGNKNTLTDRQVNKKRRLMTHHKKADKKRRDKR, translated from the coding sequence ATGGTTCCCGTAATCGCCCTGGTGGGCCGACCTAACGTCGGCAAGTCCACCTTGTTCAACCGCCTGACCAGGACTCGCGACGCCATCGTCGGCGACTTGTCCGGTCTGACCCGTGATCGCCAATACGGTGAGGCAAAGTGGCAAGGGCGCTCCTACATTATTGTCGACACCGGTGGTATTTCCGGTGACGAGCATGGCATGGACGAAAAGATGGCCGAGCAGTCGCTGCTGGCCATCGAAGAAGCCGACGTCGTGTTGTTCCTGGTGGACGCCCGTGCGGGCTACACCGCTGCCGACCAGATGATTGGCGAGCACCTGCGCAAGCGCAACAAGCGTTCCTATCTGGTCGCGAACAAGATCGACAATATCGATCCTGAAGCGGCCCGTGCCGAATTCAGCCCGATGGGCCTGGGCGACGCGATCCCGGTCGCCGGTGCCCATGGTCGCGGTATCACCCAGATGCTGGAAATTGCCCTGCGCGATTTCCCCAAGGATGATATCGAGGAAGAAGAGGGCGAAGAGGAAATCGTTGCCGAAGGCGAGGAAGCCAAGCGCATTCCTGGCCCAAGTGAAAAAGACGGTATCAAGATCGCCATCATCGGCCGTCCGAACGTCGGCAAGTCGACCCTGGTCAACCGCATGCTCGGTGAAGACCGGGTCATCGTCTACGACCAACCCGGCACCACCCGCGACAGCATCTACATCCCGTTCGAACGTAACGAGGAAAAGTACACGCTGATCGACACGGCCGGTGTGCGCAAGCGCGGCAAGATCCATGAGGAAGTTGAAAAGTTCTCGGTGGTGAAAACCCTGCAGGCGATCAAAGACGCCAACGTGGTGATCTTCGTGATGGACGCCCGCGAAGGCGTGGTGGACCACGACCTCAACCTGCTGGGCTTTGCCCTGGAGGCCGGTCGGGCACTGGTGATCGCGATCAACAAGTGGGACGGCATGACGCCGAGCGAGCGCGATTTCGTCAAGATCGAGCTGCAACGCCGCCTGTTCTTCGTCGAGTTCGCCGATATCCACTTTATCTCGGCACTGCACGGCACTGGCGTGGGCAACCTCTACGCGTCCGTCCAGAACTCGTTCAAGTCTGCGGTCACCCGCTGGCCGACCAACCGCCTTACCCAGATCCTGGAAGATGCGGTTGGCGAGCACGCGCCGCCGATGGTCAACAACCGTCGGATCAAACTGCGTTACGCCCACTTGGGTGGTGCCAACCCGCCGATTATCGTGATCCACGGTAACCAGATCGAGAAGGTGCCGAAGTCCTATGTGCGTTACCTGGAAAACACCTACCGCCGTGTCTTGAAACTGGTCGGTACGCCGATCCGTATCGAGTTCAAGGGTGGCGAGAACCCGTACGAAGGCAACAAGAACACACTGACTGACCGTCAGGTGAACAAGAAGCGTCGTTTGATGACTCACCACAAGAAGGCCGACAAGAAGCGCCGCGACAAGCGCTGA
- the bamB gene encoding outer membrane protein assembly factor BamB — MRDVIRWKHAALLALAVLAAGCSSNSKKELPPAELTSFKEEVVLQKQWSRSIGDGQGETYNMLVPAIDGDSIVAADVTGVVISMDRMNGDVKWKKDLEIPVSGAVGVGYGMVLLGTLKGEVVALDSSTGEEKWRARVTSEVLAPPATNGDIVVVQTQDDRVIGLDASTGEQRWLYDSTPAVLTLRGTSGPIVTNNLAVAGLSTGKVVALDTQNGVPAWETRVAIPQGRSELDRVVDIDGGLLLSGETLYVATYQGRVAALDLQSGRVNWQRDASSYAGVAQGFGSVYVSLASGTVESVDERSTTALWSNDSLARRQLSAPEVFSSYVAVGDFEGYLHLLSQVDGRFVGRERIDSDGLRARPLVVGNMLYVYGNSGKLEALTIK, encoded by the coding sequence ATGCGTGACGTGATCCGTTGGAAACATGCAGCATTGCTGGCTCTGGCCGTTCTGGCCGCGGGTTGCAGCAGCAACAGTAAGAAAGAACTGCCGCCTGCGGAGCTGACCAGCTTCAAGGAAGAAGTGGTGCTGCAAAAGCAGTGGAGCCGCTCCATCGGTGATGGCCAGGGTGAAACCTACAACATGCTGGTACCGGCGATCGACGGTGACAGCATTGTGGCTGCTGACGTGACTGGCGTGGTGATCTCCATGGATCGCATGAACGGTGACGTGAAGTGGAAGAAAGACCTCGAAATACCGGTATCCGGTGCCGTCGGCGTGGGTTACGGCATGGTCTTGCTTGGCACGCTCAAGGGCGAAGTCGTGGCCCTGGATTCCAGCACCGGTGAAGAGAAATGGCGCGCTCGGGTGACCAGTGAAGTCCTCGCACCGCCCGCCACCAACGGCGATATCGTTGTGGTGCAGACCCAGGACGACCGTGTGATCGGCCTTGACGCCAGCACCGGCGAACAGCGTTGGTTGTACGACAGCACCCCAGCGGTGCTGACGTTGCGCGGTACCAGTGGTCCGATTGTGACCAACAATCTGGCCGTTGCAGGCCTGTCGACCGGTAAAGTGGTCGCCCTGGATACCCAGAACGGCGTGCCGGCCTGGGAAACCCGGGTGGCCATCCCGCAAGGTCGTTCCGAGCTGGACCGCGTAGTGGACATCGACGGCGGCCTGCTGCTGTCCGGTGAAACCCTCTACGTCGCTACCTACCAGGGCCGTGTTGCGGCATTGGACCTGCAGAGCGGCCGTGTGAACTGGCAGCGTGATGCTTCCAGCTACGCCGGTGTCGCCCAAGGGTTTGGCAGCGTCTACGTGAGCCTGGCGTCCGGCACCGTTGAAAGTGTCGACGAACGTTCCACTACCGCGCTGTGGAGCAACGACTCCCTGGCTCGCCGTCAACTGTCGGCACCGGAAGTGTTTTCCAGCTACGTCGCCGTGGGTGACTTCGAAGGCTACCTGCACCTGCTGAGCCAGGTGGACGGTCGCTTCGTGGGTCGCGAGCGTATCGACAGCGACGGCCTGCGTGCGCGTCCGCTGGTGGTGGGTAACATGCTTTATGTGTATGGCAACAGCGGCAAGCTGGAAGCCCTGACCATCAAGTAA
- a CDS encoding YfgM family protein: MSSSDDDQLAEFKDWWQRNGKPLVTGGLLALVVVFGWQAWTKYQANQSQGASILYQQLLETTLTPDGKPDPAQVADLAGKLKNEFGGSTYAQYGSLFVAKVAVDTGKLDDAAAELKAIADKPTNPTLGEIARQRLAQVLAAQNKADEALKLLDGDADKAFVATREELKGDLLVQLGRTDEANAAYQKAKAALSDEAAVGGLQIKLDDLAKGDA, translated from the coding sequence GTGTCGAGTTCTGATGATGATCAACTGGCCGAGTTCAAGGACTGGTGGCAGCGTAACGGCAAGCCCCTGGTTACTGGCGGTCTGCTGGCTTTAGTGGTGGTGTTCGGCTGGCAAGCCTGGACCAAGTATCAGGCTAACCAGTCCCAAGGCGCCTCGATCCTCTATCAGCAATTGCTGGAAACCACCCTGACGCCGGACGGCAAGCCGGACCCTGCGCAGGTTGCGGACCTGGCCGGCAAGCTGAAAAACGAATTTGGCGGTAGCACCTACGCCCAATACGGCAGCCTGTTCGTCGCGAAAGTCGCGGTCGACACCGGCAAGCTGGACGACGCAGCCGCTGAACTGAAGGCCATCGCCGACAAGCCGACCAACCCGACCCTGGGTGAAATCGCACGTCAGCGCCTGGCTCAGGTACTGGCGGCACAGAACAAGGCTGACGAAGCACTCAAACTGCTCGACGGCGATGCTGACAAGGCATTTGTAGCCACTCGCGAAGAGCTCAAGGGCGACCTGTTGGTCCAATTGGGTCGTACCGACGAAGCCAATGCTGCGTACCAAAAAGCCAAGGCGGCGCTGTCTGATGAAGCGGCGGTCGGTGGCTTACAAATCAAGCTGGACGACTTGGCCAAAGGGGATGCGTGA
- the hisS gene encoding histidine--tRNA ligase — translation MSKSLQAIRGMNDILPEQTPLWRYFEGTVARLLDNYGYKQIRMPIVEFTELFKRSIGEVTDIVEKEMYTFEDRNGDSLTLRPEGTAACVRAVLEHGLTGAGQPQKLWYIGPMFRHERPQKGRYRQFHQIGLEVFNLDGPDIDAELIVLTWRLWGLLGIRDAVKLELNSLGTSESRGRYKVALVEYLSAHLDKLDEDSQRRLKTNPLRVLDTKNADTQAVLVNAPKMADYLDDESRIHFEGLKARLEAADIPFVINTKLVRGLDYYSKTVFEWVTDKLGAQGTVCAGGRYDGLVEQMGGKPTTGVGFAMGIERLILLLETLEQVPEEISRQVDVYLCAFGEAAELAALALSEKIRDQLPNLRLQVNAGAGSFKSQFKKADKSGALYALILGDDELAQQVIGFKPLRGQGEQQNIAFDALAAHLATCVVQG, via the coding sequence GTGAGCAAGTCTCTGCAAGCCATTCGTGGCATGAACGACATCCTGCCGGAACAGACGCCGCTGTGGCGCTATTTCGAGGGCACTGTCGCGCGCCTGCTGGATAACTACGGTTATAAGCAGATCCGCATGCCGATCGTTGAGTTCACCGAGCTGTTCAAGCGCTCCATCGGTGAAGTGACCGACATCGTCGAAAAAGAGATGTACACCTTTGAAGACCGCAACGGCGACTCCCTGACCCTGCGTCCGGAAGGCACCGCGGCCTGTGTGCGCGCCGTGCTTGAGCATGGCCTCACCGGTGCTGGCCAGCCGCAGAAATTGTGGTACATCGGTCCGATGTTCCGTCACGAACGTCCACAGAAAGGCCGTTATCGCCAGTTTCACCAGATCGGCCTGGAAGTGTTCAATCTCGACGGTCCGGACATCGACGCCGAGCTGATCGTGCTGACCTGGCGCCTGTGGGGCCTGCTGGGCATCCGCGACGCGGTCAAGCTTGAACTCAACAGCCTGGGCACCAGCGAATCCCGCGGCCGCTACAAAGTGGCCCTGGTCGAGTACCTGTCCGCCCATCTGGACAAGTTGGACGAAGACAGCCAGCGCCGTCTGAAGACCAACCCATTGCGCGTCCTCGATACCAAGAACGCCGATACCCAGGCCGTGCTGGTCAATGCGCCGAAAATGGCCGACTACCTGGACGACGAATCCCGCATCCATTTCGAGGGCCTCAAGGCTCGTCTGGAGGCGGCTGACATTCCGTTCGTGATCAACACCAAGCTGGTACGTGGTCTCGACTACTACAGCAAGACCGTGTTCGAGTGGGTCACCGACAAACTCGGTGCCCAGGGCACCGTGTGTGCCGGTGGCCGCTACGACGGCCTGGTCGAGCAGATGGGCGGCAAGCCGACCACGGGCGTGGGCTTCGCCATGGGCATCGAGCGGCTGATCCTGCTGCTGGAAACCCTGGAGCAGGTCCCGGAAGAGATCTCCCGTCAGGTGGACGTGTACCTGTGCGCCTTTGGCGAGGCCGCCGAACTGGCTGCCCTGGCCCTGAGCGAAAAGATTCGCGACCAACTGCCGAACCTGCGCCTGCAAGTCAATGCCGGCGCTGGCAGCTTCAAGAGCCAATTCAAGAAGGCCGACAAGAGCGGTGCGCTGTATGCACTGATCCTCGGCGATGACGAGCTGGCCCAGCAAGTGATAGGTTTCAAACCCCTGCGTGGCCAGGGCGAGCAACAGAACATTGCCTTTGATGCGCTCGCTGCGCACTTGGCCACCTGCGTCGTGCAGGGTTGA
- the ispG gene encoding flavodoxin-dependent (E)-4-hydroxy-3-methylbut-2-enyl-diphosphate synthase, producing the protein MHGESPIKRRVSRKIWVGSVPVGGDAPIAVQSMTNSDTNDVAATVAQINRLEAAGVDIVRVSVPDMDAAEAFGRIKQLVKVPLVADIHFDYKIALRVAELGVDCLRINPGNIGREDRVRAVVDAARDRGIPIRIGVNAGSLEKDLQKKYGEPTPAALVESALRHVEHLERLNFQDFKVSVKASDVFMAVEAYRLLAKEIVQPLHLGITEAGGLRSGTVKSAVGLGMLLAEGIGDTIRISLAADPVEEVKVGYDILKSLRLRSRGINFIACPSCSRQNFDVVKTMNDLELRLEDLLVPLDVAVIGCVVNGPGEAKEAHVGLTGGTPNLIYIDGKPSQKLTNDNLVDELEKLIREKAAEKVAADAALIARG; encoded by the coding sequence ATGCACGGCGAATCTCCAATCAAACGTCGCGTATCGCGCAAGATCTGGGTCGGCTCGGTGCCGGTGGGTGGCGACGCCCCCATCGCCGTCCAGAGCATGACCAACAGCGACACCAATGACGTGGCCGCCACCGTTGCCCAGATCAATCGTCTGGAAGCTGCTGGCGTGGACATCGTGCGCGTCTCCGTGCCAGACATGGACGCTGCCGAAGCCTTTGGTCGCATCAAGCAATTGGTCAAGGTGCCGCTGGTTGCCGACATTCACTTCGACTACAAGATCGCACTGCGGGTGGCCGAGTTGGGTGTGGACTGCCTGCGTATTAACCCGGGCAACATCGGTCGTGAAGACCGTGTACGCGCGGTGGTTGATGCGGCTCGCGATCGCGGCATTCCAATCCGCATCGGCGTCAACGCCGGTTCCCTGGAAAAAGACCTGCAAAAGAAATACGGCGAGCCTACCCCGGCGGCACTGGTTGAATCGGCGCTGCGCCACGTTGAACACCTCGAACGCCTGAATTTCCAGGACTTCAAGGTCAGCGTAAAGGCTTCGGACGTGTTCATGGCAGTAGAAGCCTACCGCCTGCTGGCCAAGGAAATCGTGCAGCCGTTGCACCTGGGTATCACCGAAGCCGGCGGTTTACGCTCAGGCACAGTGAAATCTGCGGTGGGTCTCGGTATGCTGCTCGCCGAAGGAATTGGCGATACTATCCGCATCTCGCTGGCAGCAGACCCTGTAGAGGAAGTGAAAGTCGGTTACGACATTCTCAAATCCCTGCGTTTGCGTTCTCGTGGTATCAATTTCATTGCCTGCCCGAGCTGCTCGCGGCAGAACTTCGACGTGGTGAAAACCATGAACGACTTGGAATTGCGCCTCGAAGACCTGCTGGTGCCGCTGGATGTTGCGGTGATCGGTTGTGTGGTCAACGGGCCCGGTGAAGCCAAAGAAGCCCATGTGGGGCTGACCGGTGGCACGCCGAACCTGATCTACATCGACGGCAAGCCGTCACAGAAGTTGACGAATGACAATCTGGTGGATGAGCTGGAAAAGCTGATCCGCGAGAAAGCGGCCGAGAAGGTCGCGGCTGACGCAGCGCTGATCGCGCGCGGCTAA
- a CDS encoding RodZ domain-containing protein, with the protein MKAAHPEVVAANRVNPGDTLRQARESNGWSLAEVALKLNLTTTSLGNLEAGAFDKLPGHTFARGYIRAYAKLLGIDQAVLVQEFDQFTGTDSQGSNVHGLGRIEEPVRVSHTILRIVSLLLLIAVIGGGFVWWQDQTSQRTKDLTSNAMEHVEVESADGTTQIHPLDEPEDQAVAEGQAVPEAPVATEQPAAPETAPAATAAVPAPATPAAPAHTPAAPAQTLATPAPAAPAAPAISPPTTPALIAGDGRLQITFIADCWTQVTDGNGKVLFSGLKRKGDTLDQGGKPPLTLRLGFARGAQVAYNGQPVDVAPFTTGETARLKLGQ; encoded by the coding sequence ATGAAAGCGGCGCACCCGGAAGTTGTAGCAGCTAATCGCGTAAACCCAGGCGACACCTTGCGCCAGGCCCGCGAAAGCAATGGTTGGTCGCTGGCGGAAGTGGCCCTCAAGCTCAATTTGACCACCACCTCCCTGGGCAATCTTGAAGCCGGCGCGTTCGATAAGCTGCCTGGGCACACCTTTGCCCGCGGCTATATACGTGCCTATGCCAAGTTGCTGGGCATTGACCAAGCCGTATTGGTCCAGGAATTTGACCAGTTCACCGGCACCGACTCCCAAGGCAGCAATGTACATGGCCTGGGTCGCATCGAAGAACCGGTGCGGGTTTCCCACACGATTTTGCGAATAGTTAGCCTGTTGCTGTTGATCGCAGTCATTGGCGGTGGTTTTGTCTGGTGGCAAGACCAGACCTCCCAGCGCACCAAGGACCTGACCAGCAACGCCATGGAGCACGTCGAAGTCGAAAGCGCCGACGGCACCACCCAGATTCATCCGCTGGACGAGCCGGAAGACCAGGCCGTTGCCGAAGGCCAGGCCGTGCCTGAGGCACCGGTTGCCACTGAGCAGCCAGCAGCACCGGAAACCGCACCAGCCGCGACCGCTGCTGTCCCGGCTCCTGCAACGCCTGCTGCCCCGGCTCACACTCCGGCCGCCCCAGCGCAGACGCTAGCAACTCCGGCTCCAGCCGCTCCTGCTGCCCCTGCGATTTCGCCGCCCACCACCCCGGCGTTGATCGCCGGTGATGGCCGCTTACAGATTACCTTCATCGCTGACTGCTGGACGCAGGTCACCGATGGCAATGGCAAAGTGCTGTTTAGCGGTCTGAAGCGTAAGGGAGATACGCTTGACCAGGGCGGCAAGCCTCCTTTGACGCTGCGTCTGGGCTTCGCCCGTGGCGCGCAAGTGGCCTACAACGGCCAGCCTGTGGACGTAGCGCCGTTCACCACTGGCGAGACCGCTCGCCTGAAGTTGGGACAATAG
- the pilW gene encoding type IV pilus biogenesis/stability protein PilW, producing the protein MPLRLAPLLLVTGLAAGCVSSGPESPLQTGKGRDEARVAYVQLGLGYLQQGMSEQAKVPLKKALELDSDDADANGALALVFQAQAEPELAEQYFHKALASRPADPRLLNNYGSFLFEQKRYDQAALYFQQASADTLYPERSRVFENLGVTSMRLGQRDNARQQLEKALHLNGRQPRALLEMAEISFDDRHYVPARDYYERFSLLSGQNARSLLLGVRLATVHEERDTAARFGQQLERLYPGTPEYQQYLSEQ; encoded by the coding sequence ATGCCCTTGCGCCTTGCGCCGCTTTTGCTTGTTACCGGTCTTGCGGCCGGTTGTGTTTCATCGGGTCCTGAGAGCCCTTTGCAAACCGGTAAAGGCCGTGACGAGGCGCGGGTTGCCTATGTGCAACTGGGCTTGGGTTACCTGCAACAAGGCATGAGCGAGCAGGCCAAGGTGCCGTTGAAGAAAGCCTTGGAGCTGGACAGCGACGATGCCGACGCCAATGGCGCACTGGCCCTGGTATTCCAGGCCCAGGCTGAGCCTGAATTGGCCGAACAGTATTTCCACAAGGCCCTGGCCTCCCGTCCTGCCGACCCTCGGCTGCTGAACAATTACGGCAGCTTCCTGTTCGAGCAGAAACGTTACGACCAGGCCGCCCTTTACTTTCAGCAGGCCAGCGCTGATACCCTCTATCCTGAACGTTCGCGGGTGTTCGAGAACCTTGGTGTCACCTCGATGCGCCTCGGTCAACGCGATAACGCGCGCCAGCAACTGGAAAAAGCCCTGCATTTGAATGGTCGGCAGCCTCGGGCATTGCTCGAAATGGCTGAGATATCCTTTGATGACAGGCATTATGTGCCGGCACGTGACTATTACGAGCGTTTTAGCCTGCTCAGCGGGCAAAATGCACGTAGTCTATTGCTCGGTGTGCGCCTGGCGACGGTTCATGAAGAACGCGACACGGCCGCACGTTTTGGCCAGCAACTCGAACGACTCTATCCCGGTACGCCGGAATATCAGCAATACCTGTCGGAGCAATGA
- the rlmN gene encoding 23S rRNA (adenine(2503)-C(2))-methyltransferase RlmN, which yields MTTSTVKTNLLGLTQPEMEKFFDSIGEKRFRAGQVMKWIHHFGVDDFDAMTNVSKALRDKLKAIAEVRGPEVVSEDISSDGTRKWVVRVASGSCVETVYIPQGKRGTLCVSSQAGCALDCSFCSTGKQGFNSNLTAAEVIGQVWIANKSFGSVPATVDRAITNVVMMGMGEPLLNFDNVISAMHLMMDDLGYGISKRRVTLSTSGVVPMIDELAKHIDVSLALSLHAPNDALRNQLVPINKKYPLKMLLESCQRYMATLGEKRVLTIEYTLLKDINDKVEHAVEMIELLKNTPCKINLIPFNPFPHSGYERPSNNAIRRFQDQLHQAGYNVTVRTTRGEDIDAACGQLVGQVMDRTRRSERYIAGREVSAADDLPLIAVNRI from the coding sequence ATGACGACATCGACTGTAAAAACCAACCTGCTGGGTTTGACCCAGCCGGAAATGGAGAAATTCTTCGACTCAATCGGGGAGAAGCGTTTCCGTGCCGGTCAGGTAATGAAATGGATTCACCACTTTGGCGTCGACGATTTCGACGCCATGACGAACGTCAGCAAGGCCCTGCGCGACAAGCTCAAGGCCATTGCTGAGGTCCGTGGTCCCGAAGTGGTCAGCGAGGACATCTCCAGCGACGGCACCCGTAAGTGGGTGGTGCGTGTGGCGTCCGGCAGCTGCGTCGAGACCGTGTACATTCCCCAGGGCAAACGCGGCACCTTGTGCGTTTCGTCCCAGGCAGGCTGTGCCCTGGACTGCAGTTTCTGCTCCACCGGCAAGCAAGGCTTCAATAGCAACCTCACCGCCGCCGAAGTGATCGGCCAAGTGTGGATTGCCAACAAATCCTTTGGCAGCGTCCCGGCGACCGTCGACCGTGCCATCACCAACGTGGTGATGATGGGCATGGGTGAGCCGCTGCTGAACTTCGATAATGTCATTTCGGCCATGCATTTGATGATGGACGACCTGGGCTACGGCATCTCCAAGCGCCGTGTGACCCTGTCGACCTCCGGCGTGGTACCGATGATCGATGAGCTGGCCAAGCACATCGACGTCTCCCTGGCGTTGTCGCTGCACGCGCCCAATGACGCATTGCGTAACCAATTGGTGCCGATCAACAAGAAGTATCCGCTTAAGATGCTGCTCGAATCTTGCCAGCGTTACATGGCAACTTTGGGCGAGAAACGTGTGTTGACCATTGAGTACACCCTGCTCAAGGACATCAACGACAAGGTCGAACACGCGGTCGAGATGATCGAGTTGCTCAAGAACACCCCGTGCAAGATCAACCTGATTCCGTTTAACCCGTTTCCACATTCTGGGTACGAGCGACCGAGCAACAACGCCATCCGCCGTTTCCAGGATCAACTGCACCAGGCCGGTTACAACGTCACCGTCCGCACCACCCGTGGTGAAGACATCGACGCCGCCTGTGGCCAATTGGTAGGGCAGGTGATGGACCGCACCCGCCGCAGCGAACGTTATATCGCCGGACGCGAAGTAAGCGCCGCCGACGATTTACCGCTGATTGCTGTGAATCGAATCTGA